Proteins found in one Hypericibacter terrae genomic segment:
- a CDS encoding alpha/beta hydrolase, giving the protein MPTSVILIHGEFLSPDCWQGWQQRFEKAGYPCLAPAWPGHDRPVGELRREPDPRLRSLGVADLVDHYASLIAGLPAPPILIGHSIGGLVMQMLLDRGLGLAGVGLAPLPPRGALPGLSLRGPLLASLLVLGGWRRSRALGLRGFSRRVAHTLSAAEQAEIHQRFLVPAARRLVVEAALAIGTAIDFANPGRAPLLLVGGEKDRILEPSALRALYRAHLRSPAETALRLLPRRSHWLLTEPGWEALADFCLAWADTHATTV; this is encoded by the coding sequence ATGCCGACTTCGGTCATCCTCATCCACGGCGAGTTTCTGTCGCCGGACTGCTGGCAGGGATGGCAGCAACGCTTCGAGAAGGCAGGCTATCCCTGCCTCGCGCCCGCCTGGCCCGGTCACGACCGGCCGGTCGGCGAATTGCGGCGGGAGCCCGATCCGCGGCTGAGGTCGCTCGGCGTCGCCGACCTCGTCGACCATTATGCGAGCCTCATCGCGGGTCTGCCGGCGCCGCCGATCCTCATCGGTCATTCCATCGGCGGGCTGGTGATGCAGATGCTGCTCGACCGCGGGCTGGGTCTCGCGGGGGTCGGTCTGGCGCCCCTGCCCCCGCGCGGCGCCCTGCCCGGCCTGTCGCTGAGGGGGCCGCTGCTGGCGTCGCTGCTGGTTCTGGGCGGATGGCGGCGGAGTCGGGCGCTGGGTCTGAGAGGGTTCTCGAGACGCGTGGCCCACACCCTGTCGGCCGCCGAGCAGGCCGAGATTCATCAGCGCTTTCTGGTTCCGGCCGCGCGGCGACTCGTCGTCGAGGCGGCGCTGGCAATCGGGACCGCGATCGATTTCGCCAATCCCGGGCGGGCACCCTTGCTGCTGGTCGGCGGGGAGAAAGATCGCATCCTCGAGCCCTCAGCACTTCGCGCCCTCTATCGCGCCCATCTTCGCTCGCCGGCGGAAACCGCCCTGCGACTCCTGCCGCGCCGCTCTCACTGGCTTCTGACCGAACCCGGATGGGAAGCGCTGGCGGATTTCTGCCTCGCCTGGGCGGACACCCACGCGACCACGGTCTGA
- a CDS encoding response regulator transcription factor: protein MSTESISNLENPDEAALVVIVDDDGAVRSALSSLLRSVGFKVEAFGAPKELMQKGIPETASCLVLDVRLPMISGLDFQKQLAEANHRIPIVFMTGHGDIPMSVKAMKAGAIDFLPKPFRDQDMLDAVATAIERDRTRRLNEAGLDELRKRLDSLSKREREIMAFATVGLMNKQIAGELGISEVTVKIHRGHVMQKMGARSFAELVRIAESLGVHPESGTSA from the coding sequence ATGAGCACGGAATCGATATCGAACCTGGAGAATCCGGACGAGGCGGCCCTGGTTGTCATCGTCGATGACGACGGCGCGGTGCGCAGCGCCCTGAGCAGCCTGCTGCGGTCGGTGGGCTTCAAGGTCGAGGCCTTCGGCGCGCCGAAGGAGCTCATGCAGAAGGGCATCCCGGAAACGGCCAGCTGTCTCGTGCTCGATGTCCGGTTGCCGATGATCAGCGGCCTCGATTTCCAGAAGCAGCTCGCCGAAGCCAATCACCGGATACCGATCGTCTTCATGACCGGTCATGGCGACATTCCGATGTCGGTGAAGGCGATGAAGGCCGGCGCCATCGATTTCCTTCCCAAGCCGTTTCGCGACCAGGACATGCTCGACGCGGTGGCGACAGCGATCGAACGCGACCGGACCCGGCGCCTCAACGAGGCCGGCCTCGACGAGCTGCGCAAGCGCCTCGACAGCCTCAGCAAGCGCGAACGGGAGATCATGGCCTTCGCGACCGTGGGGTTGATGAACAAGCAGATCGCCGGCGAGCTCGGCATCAGCGAGGTCACGGTCAAGATCCATCGCGGCCACGTCATGCAGAAGATGGGCGCACGCTCCTTCGCCGAGCTGGTGCGGATCGCCGAATCTCTCGGGGTTCATCCCGAGTCCGGGACATCGGCATAG
- a CDS encoding helix-turn-helix domain-containing protein: MFRETSIAAKSHTANAAFFQAAAPVGLGDVQATVVQLLTSATGFLERDQGAARRCLNRATSLLESLKPAEDAEAEEGPAYLARGGLAPWQINRLKALVESQLASAITLEEMAELCRLSVSHFARAFKISFGEPPHGYVVRRRIARAREMMLATEEPLSQVALDCGFADQSHFSRLFRRQEGSSPSAWRRAHGAKPETLKSTGPALRRSAVGSEPMQAGV; the protein is encoded by the coding sequence ATGTTTCGAGAGACATCGATCGCCGCGAAAAGCCACACTGCGAACGCTGCTTTCTTTCAGGCCGCGGCGCCTGTGGGCCTCGGCGACGTCCAGGCCACGGTGGTCCAGCTTCTGACCAGCGCCACCGGTTTCCTGGAGCGCGATCAGGGCGCGGCCCGGCGTTGCCTCAACCGTGCCACAAGCCTGCTGGAATCGCTCAAGCCGGCGGAGGATGCCGAAGCCGAAGAGGGTCCAGCTTACCTGGCCCGCGGCGGGTTGGCCCCCTGGCAGATCAACCGCCTGAAGGCCCTGGTGGAGAGCCAGCTGGCCTCGGCAATCACCCTGGAGGAGATGGCCGAGCTCTGCCGCCTGAGCGTCAGCCATTTCGCGCGGGCCTTCAAGATCAGCTTCGGCGAGCCGCCGCATGGCTATGTGGTGCGCCGCCGCATCGCCCGCGCCCGGGAGATGATGCTCGCGACCGAGGAGCCCCTGAGCCAGGTGGCCCTGGATTGCGGCTTCGCCGACCAGTCGCATTTCTCACGGCTGTTCCGCCGGCAGGAAGGCTCCAGCCCCAGTGCCTGGCGCCGGGCTCATGGCGCCAAGCCCGAGACCCTGAAGTCGACAGGGCCGGCCCTCCGCCGTAGCGCCGTTGGATCGGAACCGATGCAGGCGGGCGTCTAG
- a CDS encoding PAS domain-containing sensor histidine kinase has product MVLQSAADSGPATPPPRRRFLTVPAGVSRIRIALAIALAAAIFLFDTVSPAGIAVAVLYAVVIMMSVDLCDRRGIILVSLGCAVLTMIAFLIGHGWNFEGDPMLRCLVSLSAVGITSLLALRNQRATAVLKESERRYRNIFQTAGVSIFEEDFSAVRSALRTLKQRGVADIRGYLADHPSFVQHCIAMVQILDVNEAAIRLLGAREKTQAISSLRNYLLPETTDSFREMLCAMFDGEHSFEYETAIRTADDERRAILMAATFPPEGDSYRNVLISVLDITERERAQRALEQAQSALAHVSRISTLGELTASIAHEVNQPLAAIVTNGEACLRWLNRVPPDLGEARACVEHSVAEGRRAGAVVQRLRNLARRADPQVVALDVNGVIEEVALLVGREAAEHGVALRLDLGPSLPPLRIDRIQLQQILINLTINAMHAMETVTDRPRQVMVESREQWPSSIRISVRDQGSGIAADAMPRLFDAFFTTRQEGIGLGLSICRSIVESHGGRIWAENNADHGATFHILLAAAKDEE; this is encoded by the coding sequence GTGGTCCTTCAATCAGCTGCCGATAGCGGTCCCGCCACCCCGCCCCCGCGCCGCCGGTTCCTGACGGTGCCCGCGGGCGTATCGCGGATCCGGATTGCGCTCGCGATCGCGCTCGCTGCCGCCATCTTCCTGTTCGACACGGTGAGTCCGGCCGGCATCGCCGTCGCCGTGCTTTACGCCGTCGTCATCATGATGTCGGTCGATCTCTGCGACCGGCGGGGCATCATCCTGGTGTCGCTGGGCTGCGCCGTATTGACGATGATCGCCTTCCTGATCGGCCATGGCTGGAACTTCGAGGGCGACCCGATGCTTCGCTGCCTGGTCAGCCTGTCGGCCGTCGGCATCACCAGCCTGCTGGCGCTGCGAAACCAACGCGCGACGGCTGTCCTGAAGGAAAGCGAGCGGCGCTATCGCAACATCTTTCAGACCGCCGGCGTCTCCATCTTCGAGGAGGATTTCAGCGCCGTGCGGTCCGCGCTGCGGACCTTGAAGCAGCGCGGCGTCGCCGACATTCGCGGCTACCTCGCGGATCATCCCTCCTTCGTGCAGCACTGCATCGCTATGGTGCAGATCCTGGATGTCAACGAAGCGGCGATCCGACTGCTGGGCGCGCGCGAGAAGACGCAGGCGATCTCGTCGCTGCGCAATTATCTCCTGCCCGAGACGACCGACTCCTTCCGCGAGATGCTCTGCGCCATGTTCGATGGCGAGCATTCGTTCGAGTATGAGACCGCAATCCGCACGGCCGACGACGAGCGCCGGGCGATCCTGATGGCGGCGACCTTTCCGCCGGAAGGCGATTCCTATCGCAATGTGCTGATCAGCGTGCTCGACATCACGGAACGCGAGCGGGCGCAACGTGCCTTGGAGCAGGCGCAATCCGCGCTGGCCCACGTCTCGCGCATCTCGACGCTGGGCGAGCTGACCGCCTCGATCGCGCATGAGGTCAATCAGCCGCTGGCGGCGATCGTGACCAACGGCGAGGCCTGCCTGCGCTGGCTCAACCGCGTGCCGCCCGACCTGGGCGAAGCGCGGGCCTGCGTCGAACACAGCGTGGCCGAGGGCCGGCGCGCCGGCGCGGTGGTTCAGCGGCTGCGCAATCTCGCGCGCCGCGCCGATCCCCAGGTCGTGGCGCTCGACGTGAACGGGGTAATCGAGGAGGTCGCCCTGCTGGTCGGGCGCGAGGCGGCCGAGCATGGCGTGGCCTTGCGCCTCGATCTGGGACCGTCGCTACCGCCCTTGCGGATCGACCGGATTCAATTGCAGCAGATCCTGATCAATCTGACGATCAATGCCATGCATGCGATGGAAACCGTCACCGACCGGCCCCGGCAGGTGATGGTCGAATCGCGCGAGCAGTGGCCGTCGTCGATCCGGATCTCGGTACGCGACCAGGGCTCCGGCATCGCGGCCGATGCGATGCCCCGCCTGTTCGACGCCTTCTTCACCACGCGGCAGGAGGGCATCGGTCTGGGGCTTTCGATCTGCCGTTCGATCGTCGAATCCCATGGCGGCCGGATCTGGGCCGAGAACAATGCCGACCACGGCGCCACATTTCATATTCTGCTTGCCGCGGCGAAGGACGAGGAATGA
- a CDS encoding dodecin family protein, with protein sequence MSVARVTKLTASSSKGFQDAVDAAVKRAAKTLRGITGIEVIKQKAKVSKGKIEEYRVTLEVTFILE encoded by the coding sequence ATGTCTGTCGCCCGTGTCACCAAATTGACCGCCAGTTCCTCGAAGGGCTTTCAGGACGCCGTGGATGCCGCCGTCAAGCGCGCGGCCAAGACGTTGCGCGGAATCACCGGCATCGAGGTGATCAAGCAGAAGGCCAAGGTCTCGAAGGGCAAGATCGAGGAATATCGCGTCACGCTCGAGGTGACGTTCATTCTCGAATAG
- a CDS encoding CHASE3 domain-containing protein, which yields MAAGDAARHALDVRYEAERLLSFLGTAETDQEGYIITGDPAYLEPYRAAAAETPRSLQQLSQLTAGNPDQQQRVDRLRSLVADRFRLLEALIQLRQDRGLSAVDTRRLSEGRVIMDRIRGIVAGMEWAENDLFEARSESAEQRVGDSVLLLLVGIVASTLVIVGLFHLKRREVDRRRHTESMLQKLNAELEERVLQRTAEVEQNHRFQSAILERMQDGLFVERNGRVVFANDACLRLFGATASVQLLGKPTVVLFRHDDRQLFQGQAAAPAEAGNPVPAIERQIVRLDGNVLDVEVAAAPFDGNAADATLVILRDMTERKANEKRLIQAQRMEAIGQLTSGMAHDFNNLLAVVVGGLGQLEREVKDNGRARALLDVCMRSSLQGAELVHRLLAFSRRQPLDPKIFDLNERVTGTMDMLRRTLGERIDIRMTLAGDLWPAIADPVQVESALVNLAINARDAMPEGGVLGIETANKPLDPQYAAENPEVAPGDYVMLAVSDSGSGIAPEILNRVFEPFFTTKESGKGSGLGLSMVLGFARQSRGHIRIHSEVNRGTVVRLYLPRAYPAPS from the coding sequence ATGGCCGCCGGAGACGCGGCGAGGCATGCGCTGGACGTCCGCTACGAGGCCGAACGTCTGCTTTCCTTCCTCGGCACCGCCGAAACCGACCAAGAGGGATATATCATCACCGGCGATCCGGCCTATCTAGAGCCCTATCGCGCCGCCGCGGCGGAGACCCCGCGATCTCTTCAGCAGCTGAGCCAGCTGACCGCCGGCAATCCCGATCAGCAGCAGCGTGTCGACCGGCTCCGGTCCCTCGTGGCCGACCGCTTTCGTCTGCTCGAGGCGTTGATTCAGCTTCGGCAGGATCGGGGGCTCTCGGCCGTCGATACGCGGCGACTGTCGGAGGGCCGGGTCATCATGGATCGGATCCGGGGAATCGTCGCCGGTATGGAATGGGCGGAGAACGATCTCTTCGAGGCGCGCTCGGAGAGTGCCGAACAGCGTGTCGGGGATTCCGTCCTCCTTCTGCTCGTCGGGATCGTTGCCAGCACGCTGGTCATCGTCGGCCTCTTTCATCTGAAGCGCCGGGAGGTGGACCGGCGGCGCCACACCGAGTCCATGCTGCAGAAGCTCAATGCGGAGCTCGAGGAGCGCGTGCTGCAACGGACCGCGGAGGTCGAGCAGAACCACCGGTTTCAAAGCGCCATTCTCGAACGGATGCAGGACGGCCTGTTCGTCGAGCGCAATGGTCGCGTGGTCTTTGCCAACGACGCCTGTCTGCGTCTCTTCGGCGCCACGGCATCGGTGCAGCTTCTCGGCAAGCCGACGGTCGTCCTGTTCCGGCATGACGACCGTCAACTCTTCCAGGGGCAGGCCGCGGCGCCGGCCGAAGCCGGGAATCCGGTGCCGGCCATCGAGCGGCAGATCGTCCGCCTCGACGGAAATGTCCTCGATGTCGAGGTTGCTGCCGCGCCCTTCGACGGCAACGCCGCTGATGCGACGCTCGTCATTCTGCGCGACATGACCGAGCGCAAGGCGAACGAGAAACGGCTGATCCAGGCGCAGAGAATGGAAGCCATCGGTCAATTGACCAGCGGGATGGCCCACGATTTCAACAATCTGCTGGCCGTCGTTGTCGGCGGCCTCGGGCAGCTCGAAAGGGAGGTCAAGGACAACGGCAGGGCCCGCGCGTTGCTGGATGTCTGCATGAGATCGAGCCTCCAGGGCGCCGAGCTCGTCCACCGGCTTCTCGCCTTCTCCCGGCGCCAACCCCTCGACCCCAAGATATTCGACCTCAACGAGCGGGTCACCGGGACCATGGATATGCTGCGCCGGACATTGGGCGAGCGGATCGATATCCGCATGACTCTCGCCGGTGATCTGTGGCCGGCGATCGCCGATCCGGTCCAGGTGGAGTCCGCCCTCGTCAATCTCGCCATCAATGCCCGCGACGCCATGCCCGAGGGCGGCGTCCTCGGCATCGAGACGGCCAACAAGCCGCTGGACCCGCAATATGCCGCCGAGAATCCCGAGGTTGCGCCCGGCGATTACGTCATGCTTGCGGTGTCGGACAGCGGCAGCGGCATCGCGCCGGAGATCCTGAATCGGGTGTTCGAGCCGTTCTTCACCACGAAGGAGAGCGGCAAGGGCTCGGGCCTCGGCCTGTCGATGGTGCTCGGCTTCGCCCGGCAGTCGCGGGGTCATATCAGGATCCATAGCGAGGTGAACCGGGGCACGGTGGTTCGCCTTTATCTTCCGCGCGCCTATCCCGCCCCGTCCTAG
- a CDS encoding DNA starvation/stationary phase protection protein — MNMQQRLAQAPAFAVPSVRNGAGPISATTGTLEALLEDLSTLYARAKTVHWHLSGPYFRDHRLPQDERTLRIIGAMDAIADRTRKLGGAVLGCLDHIDRLRHLVGDEADLVLPHRMLAKLHEEMVALAVYMHDVDALQAAPSGRAATGAPEIWMDGAEAHGRRLVEAARLA; from the coding sequence ATGAACATGCAGCAGCGGCTTGCGCAGGCCCCGGCCTTCGCCGTCCCGTCCGTTCGCAACGGTGCCGGGCCGATCTCCGCCACCACCGGCACGCTCGAGGCGCTGCTCGAGGATCTCTCCACGCTCTATGCGCGGGCGAAGACCGTTCATTGGCATCTGTCGGGCCCCTATTTCCGCGATCATCGCCTGCCGCAGGACGAGCGGACCTTGCGGATCATCGGCGCGATGGACGCGATCGCCGACCGGACCCGGAAGCTCGGGGGCGCCGTGCTGGGCTGTCTCGATCATATCGACCGCCTGCGCCATCTCGTCGGCGACGAGGCCGACCTGGTGCTGCCGCACCGCATGCTGGCCAAGCTGCATGAGGAAATGGTGGCGCTGGCGGTCTACATGCATGACGTCGATGCCCTCCAGGCGGCGCCCTCGGGTCGGGCCGCCACCGGCGCGCCGGAGATCTGGATGGATGGCGCCGAAGCGCACGGCCGCCGTCTGGTCGAAGCCGCCCGCCTGGCCTGA
- a CDS encoding thiol-disulfide oxidoreductase DCC family protein produces MLAKLTVWYNTKCPVCNAGIDGQRNRLLRTVRAGDVEFRDINLEPGALARFGADLEAVRRRLHGVDAAGRLHVGADCAIEIWRRTPGDRWLGRLLGLPVFRPVARFAYDRFADWLYGWNRRKGHW; encoded by the coding sequence ATGCTCGCCAAGCTCACCGTCTGGTACAACACCAAATGCCCGGTCTGTAATGCCGGCATCGACGGGCAGCGCAACCGGCTCCTACGCACGGTGCGGGCCGGCGATGTCGAATTCCGCGATATCAATCTCGAGCCCGGGGCGCTCGCCCGCTTCGGCGCCGATCTGGAAGCGGTGCGCCGCCGCCTTCACGGCGTCGATGCCGCGGGCCGGCTCCATGTCGGCGCCGATTGCGCGATCGAGATCTGGCGCCGCACGCCGGGCGATCGCTGGCTCGGCCGCCTGCTGGGCCTGCCCGTTTTCCGTCCGGTCGCGCGATTTGCCTATGACCGCTTCGCCGACTGGCTCTATGGCTGGAACCGGCGGAAGGGGCATTGGTAG
- a CDS encoding nuclear transport factor 2 family protein, giving the protein MARPPLPPFTAETAAQKARLAEDAWNTRDPQRVAQAYTPDSRWRNRAEFIQGREAIEAFLTRKWNRELDYRLIKELWAFTGNRIAVRFVYEFHDDSGNWYRAHGNENWEFDEDGLMRRRVASINDQRIAEAERKFHWPLGRRPDGHPGLTDLGL; this is encoded by the coding sequence ATGGCTCGTCCGCCCCTCCCGCCCTTCACCGCCGAGACCGCCGCGCAGAAGGCGCGACTGGCCGAGGATGCCTGGAACACGCGCGACCCGCAGCGTGTGGCCCAGGCCTATACGCCCGACAGCCGCTGGCGCAACCGCGCGGAGTTCATCCAGGGTCGCGAGGCGATCGAGGCCTTCCTCACGCGCAAATGGAATCGCGAGCTCGACTACCGCCTGATCAAAGAGCTCTGGGCTTTCACCGGCAACCGCATCGCCGTGCGCTTCGTCTATGAGTTTCACGACGACAGCGGCAACTGGTATCGCGCGCATGGCAACGAGAACTGGGAGTTCGACGAAGACGGGCTGATGCGCCGGCGCGTCGCCAGCATCAACGATCAGCGCATCGCCGAGGCCGAGCGCAAGTTCCATTGGCCGCTCGGGCGCCGGCCCGACGGTCATCCCGGCCTCACCGATCTGGGGCTGTAG
- a CDS encoding methyl-accepting chemotaxis protein, whose amino-acid sequence MSSMILSANAKRGGLMAGLANMKVKTKVLSGFGLVLLLLAGVSAISFMGFSSISSQFGDYSTAVGVAADAGEIERDVVKLRRNIDNYVGMRDSTAAKDAAEVEKKLQEEIDAGLKHAVDETQKKAFEEVGTTLSTIIGNFGKVEELEAERVRIASEVLDVAGPKLSEDLEDLVHKATQRGDSNAAVLASSALYEIMKARLYSNLMLERRETGSAEQAEAAFEEAAKAVGQIEKVVTDPAFLAEVNEIKTLIASYDEAFRKSEVIDGDMEKLVNETIGEESEKVMSDAETISADAASEEEKVAEETHGVISSSETLSIILSLGGIVFGLLIAWLIGSGIAKPVIAMTTAMSKLAGGDKTITVPALGRTDEIGKMADAVEVFKQNAIEMDRLAEEQRQEQERKEARQRAVEGYIKSFDQSVTGLLGILASAATEMRSTAESMSATAEETSRQSTAVAAASEQAATNVQTVASAAEELASSVAEISRRVSESTDIATRAVSEAARTNTEVKGLAEAAQKIGNIVQLINDIASQTNLLALNATIEAARAGEAGKGFAVVASEVKSLANQTAKATEEIANQINAMQSATTGSVAAIEGIGGTIGKISEIATVIASAVEEQGAATQEIARNVQQAAAGTTEVTSNITGVTQAASQTGAASAQVLSTAGELAKQAELLRAEVDGFLNNIRAA is encoded by the coding sequence ATGTCGAGTATGATTTTGTCTGCGAATGCGAAGCGGGGCGGCCTCATGGCCGGCCTGGCCAATATGAAGGTCAAGACCAAGGTGCTTTCGGGCTTCGGGCTCGTTCTGCTGCTGTTGGCCGGCGTTTCCGCCATTTCCTTCATGGGCTTCTCCTCGATCTCGAGCCAGTTCGGCGACTACAGCACCGCCGTGGGCGTCGCCGCCGACGCTGGAGAGATCGAGCGCGACGTGGTCAAGCTGCGCCGGAACATCGATAACTATGTCGGCATGCGCGATTCCACGGCCGCGAAAGACGCGGCCGAGGTGGAGAAGAAGCTCCAGGAAGAAATCGACGCGGGTCTGAAGCACGCGGTCGACGAAACCCAGAAGAAAGCGTTCGAAGAGGTGGGTACAACCCTCTCAACGATCATCGGGAATTTCGGCAAGGTGGAGGAGCTCGAGGCGGAACGGGTCAGGATCGCCTCGGAAGTGTTGGACGTCGCCGGCCCGAAGCTCTCGGAGGACCTCGAAGACCTCGTCCACAAGGCCACGCAGCGCGGCGACAGCAATGCCGCGGTCCTCGCCAGCTCGGCCCTCTATGAGATCATGAAGGCACGGCTCTACTCGAACCTGATGCTGGAACGGCGCGAAACCGGATCGGCCGAGCAGGCGGAAGCCGCCTTCGAGGAGGCCGCGAAGGCCGTCGGGCAGATCGAAAAGGTCGTCACCGATCCCGCGTTCCTCGCCGAGGTGAACGAGATCAAGACGCTGATCGCCAGCTATGACGAAGCCTTCAGGAAGAGCGAAGTCATCGATGGCGACATGGAGAAGCTGGTCAACGAGACGATCGGCGAGGAATCCGAGAAGGTGATGAGCGACGCCGAGACGATCAGTGCCGACGCGGCCAGCGAGGAAGAGAAGGTCGCCGAAGAAACCCACGGCGTCATCTCGAGCTCCGAGACGCTCTCGATCATCCTCAGCCTCGGCGGCATCGTCTTCGGCTTGCTGATCGCATGGCTCATCGGCAGCGGCATCGCCAAGCCCGTCATCGCGATGACGACGGCGATGTCGAAGCTGGCCGGCGGCGACAAGACGATCACGGTGCCGGCGCTGGGCCGCACGGACGAGATCGGCAAGATGGCCGACGCCGTCGAGGTGTTCAAGCAGAACGCCATCGAGATGGATCGCCTGGCGGAAGAACAGCGCCAGGAGCAGGAGCGCAAGGAAGCGCGGCAGCGGGCGGTCGAAGGCTATATCAAGAGCTTCGATCAGTCCGTCACGGGCCTTCTCGGCATCCTCGCTTCGGCCGCGACCGAGATGCGGTCGACCGCCGAGAGCATGTCGGCGACCGCCGAGGAGACCTCGCGTCAGTCGACGGCCGTCGCGGCGGCTTCCGAGCAGGCCGCGACCAATGTGCAGACGGTTGCGTCCGCGGCGGAGGAACTGGCCAGCTCGGTCGCCGAGATCAGCCGGCGTGTGTCGGAGTCCACCGACATTGCCACCCGCGCGGTGAGCGAAGCGGCACGGACCAACACGGAAGTCAAGGGGCTGGCGGAAGCGGCACAGAAGATCGGCAACATCGTCCAGCTGATCAACGACATCGCCAGCCAGACCAACCTCCTGGCGCTCAACGCCACGATCGAGGCCGCCCGTGCCGGGGAAGCCGGCAAGGGCTTCGCCGTGGTCGCCTCGGAAGTCAAATCGCTGGCCAACCAGACGGCCAAGGCGACCGAGGAGATCGCGAATCAGATCAACGCCATGCAGAGCGCCACCACGGGGTCCGTCGCGGCCATCGAAGGCATCGGCGGCACGATCGGCAAGATCAGCGAGATCGCCACGGTGATCGCCTCCGCGGTCGAGGAGCAGGGGGCCGCGACCCAGGAGATCGCCCGCAACGTTCAGCAGGCGGCCGCCGGGACCACCGAAGTGACGTCGAACATCACCGGCGTGACGCAGGCTGCGAGCCAGACCGGTGCCGCCTCGGCGCAGGTTCTCTCGACGGCCGGCGAACTCGCCAAGCAGGCCGAGCTCCTGCGCGCGGAGGTCGACGGCTTCCTCAACAACATCCGCGCCGCCTGA
- a CDS encoding LLM class flavin-dependent oxidoreductase, with amino-acid sequence MASSRQLRLGAFMRPVSIHTAAWRYPGAFPDANFNFAHLKRFAQTLERGRFDAFFMADHLALLNMPMQALKRSATVTSFDPLTLLPALAVVTERLGLIATASTTYNEPYHVARKFASLDHLSGGRAGWNLVTSANPLEAKNFGLDEHVEHSTRYRRAREFFDVVTGLWDSWADDAFIRDVESGIYFDPDRLHILDHKGPDISVRGPLNVARPIQGWPVIVQAGASEAGRQIAAETAEVVFTGQNNLADGQRFYADVKGRMEKLGRSRDHLKIMPGAFVVVGDSLDEAREKKARLDGLVHPDSGIASLSVQLGTDVSGFDLDGPLPEIPESNASKSAREKLILKARRENLTVRQLAQYVGGSYGTLEMIGTPATIADQMEEWLVTEGADGFNVMFPYLPGGLDDFVDRVVPELQRRGLFRREYEGKTLRENLGLPRPANRFFPEP; translated from the coding sequence TTGGCCAGCTCACGACAATTGCGTCTCGGCGCCTTCATGCGCCCGGTCAGCATCCACACCGCCGCCTGGCGCTATCCGGGTGCCTTTCCGGACGCCAATTTCAACTTCGCCCATCTGAAGCGCTTCGCCCAGACGCTGGAGCGCGGGCGGTTCGATGCCTTCTTCATGGCCGATCACCTGGCGCTGCTCAACATGCCGATGCAGGCGCTCAAGCGCAGCGCCACCGTGACCTCGTTCGATCCCCTGACCCTGCTGCCGGCGCTGGCGGTGGTGACCGAACGGCTCGGGCTGATCGCCACCGCCTCCACCACCTATAACGAGCCCTATCACGTCGCGCGCAAATTCGCGTCGCTGGACCATCTGAGCGGCGGGCGCGCCGGCTGGAACCTCGTCACCTCCGCAAACCCGCTCGAGGCGAAGAATTTCGGCCTCGACGAGCATGTCGAGCATTCGACCCGCTATCGCCGCGCCCGCGAGTTCTTCGATGTGGTCACCGGTCTGTGGGACAGCTGGGCCGACGATGCCTTCATCCGCGATGTGGAATCCGGCATCTACTTCGACCCCGACAGGCTGCATATCCTCGATCACAAGGGCCCCGACATCTCGGTACGCGGGCCCTTGAACGTCGCGCGCCCGATCCAGGGCTGGCCGGTGATCGTGCAGGCGGGTGCCTCGGAAGCCGGACGCCAGATCGCGGCCGAGACGGCCGAGGTCGTCTTCACCGGCCAGAACAATCTGGCCGACGGCCAGCGTTTCTATGCCGATGTGAAGGGGCGCATGGAGAAGCTCGGACGCTCGCGCGACCATCTCAAGATCATGCCCGGCGCCTTCGTCGTGGTGGGCGACAGTCTCGACGAGGCGCGGGAGAAGAAGGCGCGGCTGGACGGGCTGGTGCATCCGGACAGCGGCATCGCCTCCCTCTCGGTCCAGCTCGGAACCGATGTCTCGGGCTTCGATCTCGACGGGCCCCTGCCTGAAATTCCGGAGAGCAATGCCAGCAAGAGCGCGCGCGAGAAGCTGATCCTGAAGGCCAGACGGGAGAACCTCACCGTCCGGCAGCTCGCGCAATATGTCGGCGGCAGCTACGGCACGCTGGAGATGATCGGAACACCCGCCACGATCGCCGATCAGATGGAGGAATGGCTGGTGACCGAGGGCGCCGACGGTTTCAACGTGATGTTCCCCTATCTGCCCGGCGGGCTCGACGATTTCGTCGATCGCGTCGTCCCGGAGCTGCAGCGCCGCGGGCTGTTCCGAAGAGAGTATGAGGGCAAGACCTTGCGCGAGAATCTGGGGCTGCCGCGGCCGGCGAACCGCTTCTTTCCCGAGCCCTGA